In Micromonospora purpureochromogenes, a single window of DNA contains:
- a CDS encoding DUF3068 domain-containing protein has translation MKHRAIGAVLFGVGVLLLALAAGLVFVVTPALTKLPYDLKAATSVAEASGATFLQINNGSIKINNGDLRSTVRVNQLKDETAKLGGDLDGKAVVWQVGQTVDRVDNKELVSAYGAKLAMDRVSGEALKWQGQWLDDTGQRDSGVEFAGQIYKFPFNTEKRDYKIFDRDMRQVRDAKFSGTENIKGIETYRFEQVFSDEPLNLDSTRLTPLLATFAPGATDGKVVYSNQRTVWVDPVTGSYIKVREVQKKILTPNVGTPTTLLDADFTYNDATITASADRAKESRNSLQLLSVYVPVGLAVLGLVLMIGGLLVARRGAVAAAGEARHRADLPPPPAPVDAPTRYEEPVVDEERPTAEQPAVDREGGPLSDEIPPASTNWRADDEATVPTQRPASDEREKH, from the coding sequence ATGAAGCACCGCGCCATCGGTGCCGTGCTGTTCGGGGTCGGCGTACTGCTCCTGGCGCTGGCCGCCGGGCTGGTGTTCGTCGTGACCCCCGCACTGACCAAGCTCCCCTACGACCTGAAGGCGGCGACGTCGGTGGCGGAAGCCTCCGGTGCGACGTTCCTGCAGATCAACAACGGGTCCATCAAGATCAACAACGGTGACCTCAGGTCGACCGTGCGGGTCAACCAGCTCAAGGACGAGACCGCGAAGCTGGGCGGCGACCTCGACGGCAAGGCCGTGGTGTGGCAGGTCGGTCAGACCGTGGACCGGGTCGACAACAAGGAGCTGGTCAGCGCGTACGGCGCCAAGCTGGCCATGGACCGGGTCTCCGGCGAGGCGTTGAAGTGGCAGGGCCAGTGGCTCGACGACACCGGCCAGCGTGACAGCGGGGTCGAGTTCGCCGGCCAGATCTACAAGTTCCCCTTCAACACCGAGAAGCGGGACTACAAGATCTTCGACCGGGACATGCGCCAGGTCCGCGACGCCAAGTTCTCCGGTACGGAGAACATCAAGGGCATCGAGACGTACCGGTTCGAGCAGGTGTTCAGCGACGAGCCGCTGAACCTCGACTCGACCCGGCTCACCCCGCTGCTGGCCACCTTCGCGCCGGGCGCCACCGACGGCAAGGTCGTCTACAGCAACCAGCGCACCGTGTGGGTGGACCCGGTCACCGGGTCGTACATCAAGGTGCGCGAGGTGCAGAAGAAGATCCTCACCCCGAACGTCGGCACGCCGACGACGCTGCTGGACGCGGACTTCACGTACAACGACGCGACCATCACCGCCTCGGCGGACCGGGCCAAGGAGAGCCGGAACAGCCTCCAGCTGCTCAGCGTCTACGTCCCGGTGGGCCTGGCCGTGCTGGGTCTGGTGCTGATGATCGGCGGCCTGCTGGTGGCCCGCCGGGGTGCGGTCGCCGCGGCCGGCGAGGCGCGGCACCGCGCGGACCTCCCGCCGCCCCCCGCTCCGGTCGACGCTCCGACCCGGTACGAGGAGCCGGTCGTGGACGAGGAGCGGCCGACCGCCGAGCAGCCCGCGGTGGACCGCGAGGGCGGCCCGCTGAGCGACGAGATCCCGCCCGCGTCGACGAACTGGCGCGCGGACGACGAGGCGACGGTGCCGACCCAGCGGCCGGCGTCGGACGAGCGGGAGAAGCACTGA
- a CDS encoding class I SAM-dependent methyltransferase: protein MTVEQGPAARRRFATLGRSVALFRAFLVEQTDPDRFYGLLADDSVRQVSGYTGLAGRTVLDVGGGPGYFAQAFRAAGARYVGLDPDVGDFSAAESSAGMLRGSGTALPVRSGSVDVCFSSNVLEHVSEPHRMLDEMARVTKPGGVLFVSFTPWLSPWGGHETAPWHYLGGQRARRRYERRNGRPPKNRFAETLFPVSIADALRWARGNPEVEVLDALPRYHPWWGRWIVRVPGAREIGSWNFLLVLRRAGERPDVAGEAEKVGLTGGRVQM from the coding sequence ATGACCGTTGAACAGGGACCGGCAGCCCGCCGCCGGTTCGCCACGCTGGGTCGTTCGGTGGCCCTGTTCCGGGCCTTCCTGGTCGAGCAGACCGACCCGGACCGCTTCTACGGCCTGCTGGCCGACGACTCGGTACGCCAGGTCTCCGGCTACACCGGCCTGGCCGGGCGGACGGTGCTCGACGTGGGCGGCGGGCCGGGCTACTTCGCGCAGGCGTTTCGCGCCGCCGGCGCCCGCTACGTGGGCCTCGACCCGGACGTCGGTGACTTCTCGGCGGCCGAGTCCTCGGCCGGGATGCTGCGCGGCAGCGGCACGGCGCTGCCGGTGCGCAGCGGCAGCGTCGACGTCTGCTTCTCGTCGAACGTGCTCGAACACGTCTCGGAGCCGCACCGGATGCTCGACGAGATGGCCCGGGTGACGAAGCCCGGGGGCGTCCTGTTCGTCTCGTTCACCCCGTGGCTCTCCCCGTGGGGCGGGCACGAGACCGCGCCCTGGCACTACCTGGGCGGGCAGCGGGCCCGGCGGCGGTACGAGCGGCGCAACGGGCGCCCGCCGAAGAACCGGTTCGCCGAAACGCTCTTCCCGGTCTCCATCGCCGACGCGCTGCGCTGGGCCCGGGGCAACCCGGAGGTCGAGGTGCTGGACGCGCTGCCGCGCTATCACCCCTGGTGGGGCCGGTGGATCGTCCGGGTTCCCGGGGCGCGGGAGATCGGCTCGTGGAACTTCCTGCTCGTGCTGCGCCGGGCCGGGGAACGGCCGGACGTTGCCGGGGAGGCGGAAAAAGTTGGGCTGACCGGGGGTCGCGTCCAGATGTGA
- a CDS encoding alpha-(1->3)-arabinofuranosyltransferase — MTATPARRVLDRVVRPVREAPATALSLLLLTVLAFAQRPGQVTFDTKLDLAANPLHFMARALHLWNPEATSGELQNQAYGYLFPMGPFFGAGQLLGVPPWITQRLWCAVLFCAAFYGLLRLARAFAIGTEPTRYAAALGYALAPRMLTEIGALSSEVLSAAMLPWVLLPLVQVKRIGSPRRAAALSALAVLGMGGINAAVVLLALVLPGVWLLSRRWDAAHLRLVGWWCFCIVGVCLWWIVPLLLLGQYSLPFLDYIESSTTTTAVASLFQAVRGTNQWVAYIVQGDPWWPAGWLLIDHPALMALTAVVALIGLAGLAGNLLPERRFLVLGFLAGLTLLTMGYVGSLDSPLSEQVRDLLDGPLAPFRNVHKLEPVLRLPLMLGFAHGVDAWITRLHTAARRRRPGLRLRPVVFVPVFALVLGAAAPAWTGLLRPGPGWSDLPPHWRAAATWLADRDALARTLVVPGSGFGQYDWGRTVDEPLQSLAGAPWAVRHQIPLGSIGNIRMMDTVETVLAGGRGSAGLADFLARSGFRHLLLRNDIDRTQTDAPPVAVLRRALAGSPGITRVATFGSTDAVGRAAGSPVDDDAGSLPAVEVYEVDRPVPAASAVLTADVPTVSGGPESLLPLLEQRVVERDRPVVLAGDRPDADADADATGDRWIVTDGLRRRERDIGRVRDNLSQTMTAAESGRQGRVALDLLPFGGRRHQTVATYQGLRDISASTAASFVDNLAPADPSHLPFAAVDGDAGTAWHSAALAGPVGQWLQLDLDTPREVQQVSLAFVDDLGVGWPVTRFRVSTDRGSVDHDVAAGLGAQTYYTLPGATSTIRITVLAVAGNRLDGGVGIRELTVPDVTPHRALRVPTDLPTAGTGPVSWSFSRGAGDRPACFPADAAEGDSRAVPAGSDGVPPGSDAVPVARSTAGVRPVGTVVRCDRFLARVGEEPLGVDRVFRSSTAGTYQLTVTAVARSGGAVTLAGASVTAGASSYLAGDPSVAPYAAVDGDPGTAWLAGTGDLRPSLTLRWQGQRRIDRLRLRPADLPIGSPPTRVEVRAGGRTQLVPVDADGLVRFAAVRTDQVEIVVREATDRVADKRGNGWTATAGIAEVEIPGLVIRPLSAGTRISAPCGTGPAVELDGFRYDTAVTGTLGDVVAGRPMPVTLCGETGAVVDLPAGGHRLASSPSRGYIVQDVALRPAGPAVAAPRHRDVSVLDWAPTQRRVRVGGGESALLVVPENANAGWTATLDGRALPATRVDGWQQAWVLPAGAGGEVRLEFAPDRPYRGGLAVGALTALGVLVLAAWPVRRRPEDASSLPAESAPWFVGTLLVVLLAALGGVLPVAIVLAAMLLRQLARRALPVVVFGGLTAATVVAVAGRLRGHGQEWAYGTWVQAAMLVAIGAVVAAVVPVPGTVPAADGPGPAAPTDPAASGAAPPDDLGVSATPQPDDGAGASPGGPDAPQADASATRLSVPDAPDAPQADAPATRLSGADAPGAAPSGVRGGTAGGPATGDDEAGATVPADGDRPTAGEDEDGTVVR; from the coding sequence CCGGGCAGCTGCTCGGCGTGCCGCCGTGGATCACCCAGCGGCTCTGGTGCGCGGTGCTCTTCTGCGCCGCCTTCTACGGCCTGCTGCGGCTGGCCCGCGCGTTCGCCATCGGCACCGAACCGACCCGGTACGCCGCCGCGCTCGGCTACGCGCTGGCGCCCCGGATGCTCACCGAGATCGGCGCGCTCTCCTCGGAGGTCCTCTCCGCGGCGATGCTGCCCTGGGTGCTGCTGCCGCTGGTCCAGGTGAAGCGGATCGGCTCGCCGCGCCGGGCCGCCGCGCTTTCCGCGCTGGCCGTGCTCGGCATGGGCGGGATCAACGCCGCCGTGGTGCTGCTGGCCCTGGTGCTGCCCGGGGTGTGGCTGCTCTCCCGCCGCTGGGACGCCGCCCACCTGCGGCTGGTCGGCTGGTGGTGCTTCTGCATCGTCGGGGTCTGCCTCTGGTGGATCGTGCCGCTGCTGCTGCTCGGCCAGTACAGCCTGCCGTTCCTCGACTACATCGAGTCGTCCACCACGACCACCGCGGTCGCCTCGCTGTTCCAGGCGGTACGCGGCACCAACCAGTGGGTGGCGTACATCGTCCAGGGCGACCCGTGGTGGCCGGCGGGCTGGCTGCTGATCGACCACCCGGCGCTGATGGCGCTCACCGCGGTGGTCGCACTGATCGGCCTGGCGGGCCTGGCCGGCAACCTGCTGCCCGAGCGGCGATTCCTGGTGCTCGGCTTCCTGGCCGGGCTGACCCTGCTCACCATGGGCTACGTCGGCAGCCTGGACAGCCCCCTCTCCGAGCAGGTCCGCGACCTGCTGGACGGCCCGCTGGCGCCGTTCCGCAACGTGCACAAGCTGGAACCGGTGCTGCGGCTGCCGCTGATGCTCGGCTTCGCGCACGGCGTCGACGCCTGGATCACCCGGCTGCACACCGCCGCCCGCCGCCGCCGGCCCGGGCTGCGGCTGCGCCCGGTGGTGTTCGTACCGGTCTTCGCCCTGGTCCTGGGCGCTGCCGCGCCGGCCTGGACCGGGCTGCTGCGCCCCGGCCCCGGCTGGTCCGACCTGCCGCCGCACTGGCGGGCCGCGGCCACCTGGCTCGCCGACCGGGACGCGCTGGCCCGCACGCTGGTGGTGCCCGGCTCCGGCTTCGGCCAGTACGACTGGGGACGCACCGTCGACGAGCCGTTGCAGTCGCTGGCCGGGGCACCCTGGGCGGTGCGCCACCAGATCCCGCTCGGCTCGATCGGCAACATCCGGATGATGGACACCGTCGAGACGGTGCTGGCCGGTGGCCGTGGCTCGGCCGGGCTGGCCGACTTCCTGGCCCGCTCCGGCTTCCGGCACCTGCTGCTGCGCAACGACATCGACCGTACGCAGACCGACGCCCCGCCGGTGGCGGTGCTGCGCCGGGCGCTGGCCGGGTCGCCGGGGATCACCCGGGTGGCCACCTTCGGCAGCACCGACGCGGTCGGCCGGGCCGCCGGCAGCCCGGTCGACGACGACGCCGGCTCACTGCCCGCCGTCGAGGTGTACGAGGTGGACCGCCCGGTGCCGGCCGCCTCGGCGGTGCTCACCGCCGACGTGCCCACCGTCAGCGGCGGCCCCGAGTCGCTGCTGCCCCTGCTGGAGCAGCGTGTGGTGGAGCGGGACCGGCCGGTGGTGCTGGCCGGGGATCGTCCCGACGCCGACGCCGACGCCGACGCCACCGGCGACCGGTGGATCGTCACCGACGGCCTGCGCCGCCGGGAACGGGACATCGGCCGGGTACGGGACAACCTCAGCCAGACCATGACCGCCGCCGAGTCGGGCCGGCAGGGGCGGGTGGCCCTCGACCTGCTGCCCTTCGGTGGCCGCCGGCACCAGACCGTCGCCACGTACCAGGGACTGCGGGACATCAGCGCCTCCACGGCGGCGAGCTTCGTGGACAACCTGGCCCCGGCCGACCCGTCGCACCTGCCGTTCGCCGCCGTCGACGGCGACGCCGGCACCGCCTGGCACTCCGCGGCGCTGGCCGGGCCGGTGGGGCAGTGGCTCCAGCTCGACCTGGACACGCCGCGCGAGGTCCAGCAGGTCTCCCTGGCGTTCGTCGACGACCTCGGGGTCGGCTGGCCGGTGACCCGGTTCCGGGTCAGCACCGACCGGGGTTCGGTCGACCACGACGTCGCCGCCGGGCTCGGCGCGCAGACGTACTACACCCTGCCCGGGGCCACCAGCACCATCCGGATCACCGTGCTGGCGGTGGCCGGCAACCGGCTCGACGGCGGGGTGGGCATCCGGGAACTCACCGTCCCCGACGTCACGCCCCACCGGGCACTGCGCGTGCCGACCGACCTGCCGACGGCCGGCACCGGCCCGGTCTCCTGGTCGTTCAGCCGGGGTGCCGGGGACCGGCCGGCGTGCTTCCCCGCCGACGCGGCCGAGGGCGATTCCCGCGCGGTCCCGGCCGGCTCGGACGGGGTGCCGCCCGGCTCCGACGCGGTACCGGTGGCGCGGTCCACGGCCGGCGTCCGCCCGGTGGGCACCGTCGTGCGCTGCGACCGCTTCCTGGCCCGGGTCGGCGAGGAGCCGCTCGGGGTGGACCGGGTGTTCCGCAGCAGCACGGCGGGCACCTACCAGCTGACGGTCACCGCGGTGGCCCGCTCCGGTGGCGCGGTGACGCTGGCCGGGGCGTCGGTGACCGCCGGCGCCTCGTCGTACCTGGCCGGCGACCCGTCCGTGGCCCCGTACGCGGCGGTCGACGGGGACCCGGGCACCGCCTGGCTGGCCGGCACCGGCGACCTGCGACCCAGCCTCACGCTGCGCTGGCAGGGGCAGCGTCGGATCGACCGGCTCCGGCTTCGCCCGGCCGACCTGCCGATCGGCTCACCGCCCACCCGGGTCGAGGTGCGCGCCGGTGGCCGTACCCAACTGGTGCCGGTCGACGCGGACGGGCTGGTCCGCTTCGCGGCCGTGCGTACCGACCAGGTGGAGATCGTCGTGCGGGAGGCCACCGACCGGGTGGCCGACAAGCGTGGCAACGGCTGGACCGCGACGGCCGGCATCGCCGAGGTGGAGATCCCCGGGCTGGTGATCCGGCCGCTGTCCGCCGGCACCCGGATCTCCGCCCCGTGCGGCACCGGCCCCGCCGTGGAACTCGACGGCTTCCGGTACGACACCGCGGTCACCGGCACCCTCGGCGACGTCGTCGCCGGGCGGCCGATGCCGGTCACCCTCTGCGGGGAGACCGGCGCGGTGGTGGACCTGCCGGCCGGCGGTCACCGGTTGGCCAGCTCCCCGTCGCGCGGCTACATCGTGCAGGACGTGGCCCTGCGGCCGGCCGGCCCGGCCGTCGCCGCACCCCGGCACCGTGACGTGTCGGTGCTGGACTGGGCGCCGACACAGCGCCGGGTCCGGGTCGGCGGTGGGGAGAGCGCTCTGCTGGTCGTACCCGAGAACGCGAACGCCGGATGGACGGCCACCCTGGACGGACGGGCGTTGCCGGCCACCCGGGTCGACGGGTGGCAGCAGGCCTGGGTGCTGCCGGCGGGGGCCGGCGGCGAGGTGCGGCTGGAGTTCGCCCCCGACCGGCCCTACCGGGGCGGCCTGGCGGTGGGCGCGCTGACCGCGCTCGGCGTGCTGGTGCTCGCCGCCTGGCCGGTCCGGCGGCGGCCGGAGGACGCATCCTCGCTGCCCGCCGAGAGCGCGCCCTGGTTCGTCGGGACGCTGCTCGTGGTGCTGCTCGCCGCGCTCGGCGGGGTGCTGCCGGTGGCGATCGTGCTCGCGGCGATGCTGCTGCGCCAGCTCGCCCGCCGGGCGTTGCCGGTGGTGGTCTTCGGCGGCCTGACCGCGGCCACGGTGGTCGCGGTCGCCGGCCGGCTGCGCGGGCACGGCCAGGAGTGGGCGTACGGGACGTGGGTGCAGGCGGCGATGCTGGTGGCGATCGGCGCGGTGGTCGCGGCGGTGGTCCCGGTCCCCGGCACGGTCCCGGCGGCCGACGGCCCCGGGCCGGCGGCCCCGACCGACCCGGCCGCCTCGGGGGCGGCCCCGCCCGATGACCTCGGCGTCTCCGCGACGCCGCAGCCGGACGACGGCGCCGGTGCGTCGCCTGGCGGCCCCGACGCGCCGCAGGCCGACGCGTCCGCCACGCGGCTGAGCGTCCCCGACGCGCCCGACGCGCCGCAGGCCGACGCGCCCGCCACGCGGCTGAGCGGGGCCGACGCGCCCGGTGCGGCGCCGTCCGGCGTGCGCGGTGGGACGGCGGGCGGGCCGGCGACGGGCGATGACGAGGCGGGTGCGACAGTTCCGGCGGACGGTGACCGGCCGACCGCCGGTGAGGACGAGGACGGGACGGTAGTGCGATGA
- a CDS encoding DUF6114 domain-containing protein, whose translation MTTADPQHVRAGGLGRAWRGFRRWRRTRPFWGGLFTALAGVEMFASTRMTLNGLSFHSGATGLYSLLIPVILLTCGLLLWFSPGQRLFYSIVAAVTTIYSLMGLNLGGFFVGLLLGMVGSALGFAWTPLRSTGGPATAVDAPGDEDPDTVGSDDPTLVDELLPADVPALPHQRGGAPAYEQERPAPAPAGYDAPPAGPRDPRYFAVALVVLGLSATGLVATRPSPVQAAPAVPAPAATTTCPSAPAATPSATPSAIPGRSAPSATPSASASPSPTPTRDGGVLGDILRGIGDLFTGGGREEPSASPSASPTPSATAAAPTVKPTPTGRTPSRTGCAPSRPSRPGQVEPGKLLPRIAPEPGQPKVAQQPSKLTGSSVTMSSLRFEGIVDLPTANGTLKALKFSMSKAVTDDFKLVADGPAGRNQQYVTDRLTVQGDVAFYATRFVGRLLGIKITLTPDLPFPDGIPVTLPISVTFTDPVIDLAFVDCRTLTARPALTLSLP comes from the coding sequence GTGACAACCGCCGATCCGCAACATGTCCGCGCCGGGGGCCTCGGCCGGGCCTGGCGGGGGTTCCGCCGCTGGCGGCGGACCCGGCCGTTCTGGGGCGGCCTGTTCACCGCGCTGGCCGGGGTGGAGATGTTCGCCTCCACCCGGATGACGCTCAACGGCCTGAGCTTCCACTCCGGAGCCACCGGGCTCTACTCGCTGCTGATCCCCGTCATCCTGCTCACCTGCGGGCTGCTGCTCTGGTTCAGCCCGGGGCAACGGCTCTTCTACTCGATCGTCGCCGCGGTCACCACGATCTACTCGCTGATGGGTCTCAACCTCGGCGGCTTCTTCGTCGGCCTGCTGCTCGGCATGGTCGGCAGCGCCCTCGGCTTCGCCTGGACGCCGCTCAGGTCGACCGGCGGCCCCGCCACCGCGGTGGACGCCCCGGGTGACGAGGACCCGGACACCGTCGGGTCCGACGACCCCACGCTGGTGGACGAGTTGCTGCCGGCCGACGTCCCGGCCCTGCCCCACCAGCGCGGCGGCGCGCCGGCGTACGAGCAGGAGCGCCCCGCCCCGGCTCCCGCCGGCTACGACGCCCCGCCGGCCGGGCCCCGCGACCCGCGCTATTTCGCCGTGGCGCTGGTGGTGCTCGGCCTCTCCGCCACCGGGCTGGTCGCCACCCGCCCGTCGCCGGTGCAGGCCGCCCCGGCGGTCCCCGCTCCGGCCGCGACCACCACCTGCCCGTCCGCGCCGGCCGCCACCCCCTCCGCCACCCCCTCCGCCATCCCCGGCCGGAGCGCGCCGTCCGCCACGCCGTCGGCCAGCGCGAGCCCGTCGCCGACCCCCACCCGGGACGGCGGGGTGCTCGGCGACATCCTGCGCGGGATCGGTGACCTCTTCACCGGGGGCGGGCGCGAGGAGCCGAGCGCCAGCCCCTCGGCCAGCCCGACACCGAGCGCGACGGCGGCCGCGCCGACCGTCAAGCCGACCCCCACCGGCCGGACGCCGAGCCGCACCGGCTGCGCGCCGAGCCGGCCGAGTCGGCCCGGCCAGGTCGAGCCCGGCAAGCTGCTGCCGCGGATCGCCCCCGAGCCGGGGCAGCCGAAGGTGGCCCAGCAGCCTTCCAAGCTGACCGGCTCCTCGGTCACCATGAGCTCGTTGCGGTTCGAGGGGATCGTCGACCTGCCGACCGCCAACGGCACGCTCAAGGCGCTGAAGTTCAGCATGAGCAAGGCGGTCACCGACGACTTCAAGCTGGTGGCGGACGGCCCGGCGGGGCGCAACCAGCAGTACGTCACCGACCGGCTCACCGTGCAGGGCGACGTGGCGTTCTACGCCACCCGCTTCGTCGGCCGGCTGCTCGGCATCAAGATCACGCTGACGCCGGACCTGCCGTTCCCCGACGGCATCCCGGTCACCCTGCCGATCTCGGTCACCTTCACCGACCCGGTGATCGACCTGGCGTTCGTCGACTGCCGCACGCTGACCGCCCGGCCGGCGCTGACGCTCAGTCTCCCCTGA
- a CDS encoding DUF6230 family protein — translation MQDRIDNPGRTRWRRFAAMMVPAAAAAGAVLFGMQSGAIASDITVSGQTFKIGAERLEGDGFKQYGGIVKEKNGKVHPVALSEISSAELYKLCQSVRADLPGLPVVLTINAGDDKPATAKDMLIAMDSLDGNATFTNIRIGRDATDLNASAQAGSFGQDAQHVTITGLEQVSRYTTAATFNLTGLRLKVNVGDAAKGKECF, via the coding sequence GTGCAGGATCGGATCGACAACCCGGGTCGTACCCGGTGGCGGCGTTTCGCCGCGATGATGGTGCCCGCGGCGGCCGCCGCCGGCGCTGTCCTGTTCGGCATGCAGTCCGGCGCCATCGCGTCCGACATCACCGTATCCGGCCAGACCTTCAAGATCGGTGCTGAGCGCCTGGAGGGCGACGGCTTCAAGCAGTACGGCGGCATCGTCAAGGAGAAGAACGGCAAGGTCCACCCCGTCGCCCTCTCCGAGATCAGCAGCGCCGAGCTGTACAAGCTCTGCCAGTCGGTCCGGGCCGACCTGCCCGGCCTGCCGGTGGTCCTCACCATCAACGCCGGTGACGACAAGCCGGCGACCGCCAAGGACATGCTGATCGCGATGGACAGCCTGGACGGCAACGCGACGTTCACCAACATCAGGATCGGCCGCGACGCCACCGACCTGAACGCGTCGGCGCAGGCCGGCTCGTTCGGCCAGGACGCCCAGCACGTCACCATCACCGGCCTGGAGCAGGTGTCCCGCTACACCACGGCGGCCACCTTCAACCTGACCGGCCTCCGCCTGAAGGTCAACGTCGGGGACGCCGCCAAGGGCAAGGAATGCTTCTGA
- a CDS encoding DUF885 domain-containing protein, producing MGRIDDLANRYVADWAPLSPTGATYVGIAGYDDQLDDLSPAGYEARAELTRRTLADLDVTEPDTETERTAKEAMQERLGLDLARYDAGEVTSEVNVIASGLHEIRMVFDLMPTEGEAAQANIATRLNRFAATLEGYKTTLREAAAAGQISSKVQLVEVAKQCDVWTDPNGDNFFHGLVERLGTDGTLGADLRRGAASATAATAEFGQFLRTELAPQGRDKQAAGRERYELASQYFLGAKVDLDETYAWGFAELARLEAEMRALAARIVGPGATIDEAVAALDADPARTIQGKEAFRDWMQALADKAISDLHGTHFDIPEQVRRIECCLAPTSDGAIYYTGPSEDFSRPGRMWWAVPQGITDFSTWREVTTVYHEGVPGHHLQVAQTAVRAELLNRWQRLLCWVSGHGEGWALYSERLMDDLGYLEDPGDKLGMLDGQAMRAARVIVDIGMHLELEIPKDNPFDFHPGERWTPELGWEFMRAHCRVPDENLRFELNRYLGWPGQAPSYKVGERIWLQAREEAKARKGAHFDLKEFHRQALDLGSLGLDPLRKALARL from the coding sequence GTGGGACGAATCGATGACCTCGCGAACCGCTACGTGGCCGACTGGGCCCCGCTGAGCCCGACCGGCGCAACCTACGTCGGCATCGCCGGCTACGACGACCAACTCGACGACCTCTCCCCGGCCGGCTACGAGGCCCGGGCCGAGCTGACCCGGCGCACCCTCGCCGACCTCGACGTGACCGAGCCGGACACGGAAACCGAGCGGACGGCCAAGGAGGCCATGCAGGAACGCCTCGGCCTGGACCTCGCCCGGTACGACGCGGGTGAGGTGACCAGCGAGGTCAACGTGATCGCCAGCGGGCTGCACGAGATCCGCATGGTCTTCGACCTGATGCCGACCGAGGGCGAGGCCGCCCAGGCCAACATCGCCACCCGGCTCAACCGGTTCGCCGCGACGCTGGAGGGCTACAAGACCACCCTGCGCGAGGCGGCCGCCGCCGGCCAGATCAGCTCGAAGGTGCAGCTGGTCGAGGTGGCCAAGCAGTGCGACGTCTGGACCGACCCGAACGGCGACAACTTCTTCCACGGCCTGGTGGAGCGGCTCGGCACGGACGGCACCCTCGGCGCCGACCTGCGCCGGGGCGCCGCGTCCGCCACCGCCGCCACCGCCGAGTTCGGCCAGTTCCTCCGCACCGAGCTGGCGCCGCAGGGGCGGGACAAGCAGGCCGCCGGCCGGGAGCGGTACGAGCTGGCCTCCCAGTACTTCCTCGGCGCGAAGGTCGACCTCGACGAGACGTACGCCTGGGGTTTCGCGGAGCTGGCCCGGCTGGAGGCCGAGATGCGGGCGCTGGCCGCGCGGATCGTCGGCCCGGGCGCGACCATCGACGAGGCGGTGGCGGCGCTCGACGCCGACCCGGCCCGGACCATCCAGGGCAAGGAGGCGTTCCGGGACTGGATGCAGGCGCTGGCCGACAAGGCCATCAGCGACCTGCACGGCACCCACTTCGACATCCCGGAGCAGGTCCGCCGGATCGAGTGCTGCCTGGCGCCGACCAGCGACGGGGCGATCTACTACACCGGGCCGAGCGAGGACTTCTCCCGCCCCGGTCGGATGTGGTGGGCGGTGCCGCAGGGCATCACCGACTTCTCCACCTGGCGCGAGGTGACCACCGTCTACCACGAGGGCGTGCCGGGGCACCACCTCCAGGTGGCGCAGACGGCGGTCCGGGCCGAGCTGCTCAACCGCTGGCAGCGGTTGCTCTGCTGGGTCTCCGGGCACGGCGAGGGCTGGGCGCTCTACTCCGAGCGGCTGATGGACGACCTGGGCTACCTGGAGGATCCGGGCGACAAGCTCGGCATGCTCGACGGGCAGGCCATGCGGGCGGCCCGCGTGATCGTCGACATCGGCATGCACCTGGAGCTGGAGATCCCGAAGGACAACCCGTTCGACTTCCACCCGGGCGAGCGCTGGACGCCGGAGCTGGGCTGGGAGTTCATGCGGGCGCACTGCCGGGTGCCGGACGAGAACCTGCGCTTCGAGCTCAACCGCTACCTGGGTTGGCCGGGGCAGGCGCCGTCGTACAAGGTGGGCGAACGGATCTGGCTGCAGGCCCGCGAGGAGGCGAAGGCCCGCAAGGGCGCCCACTTCGACCTGAAGGAGTTCCACCGGCAGGCGCTCGACCTCGGCTCGCTGGGGCTCGACCCGCTGCGCAAGGCACTGGCCCGCCTCTAG
- a CDS encoding Uma2 family endonuclease — protein MLLAGGSEPVLDIDGGWTVQRAERHLRVGELAGARHECVDGRLVVTPFPPATESIAMASLASALVPAAEATGRHVLGRVSLVFSPTCWIQPDVTVLHTLPATDEEERWVPAELCALAVEFVRPGGPAPDGADKRRRCAEGGVPYFMRVEIGGRSRRVAVELFGLDGAGRYVRTARAVGGQRLRARSPFPIDVDPARLLPRTCQTRSTSGPSGHVGSQRGTNR, from the coding sequence ATGCTGCTGGCGGGTGGGTCGGAGCCGGTCCTCGACATCGACGGCGGGTGGACGGTGCAGCGCGCCGAACGCCACCTGCGGGTCGGTGAGCTGGCCGGCGCCCGGCACGAGTGCGTCGACGGCCGGCTGGTGGTCACCCCGTTCCCGCCGGCCACCGAGAGCATCGCGATGGCGAGCCTGGCCAGCGCCCTGGTACCGGCGGCCGAGGCAACCGGCAGGCACGTGCTCGGCCGGGTCAGCCTGGTCTTCTCGCCGACCTGCTGGATCCAGCCGGACGTCACCGTGCTGCACACCCTCCCCGCCACCGACGAGGAGGAACGGTGGGTGCCGGCGGAGCTGTGCGCCCTGGCCGTGGAGTTCGTCCGGCCCGGCGGACCCGCGCCGGACGGGGCGGACAAGCGGCGCCGCTGCGCCGAGGGCGGCGTGCCGTACTTCATGCGGGTGGAGATCGGCGGCCGGTCGCGCCGGGTGGCGGTGGAGCTGTTCGGGCTCGACGGCGCCGGGCGCTACGTGCGCACCGCGCGGGCGGTCGGCGGGCAGCGGCTGCGCGCCCGGTCGCCGTTCCCGATCGACGTCGACCCGGCGCGACTGCTGCCCCGAACATGCCAAACACGCTCGACATCAGGGCCGAGCGGTCACGTAGGGTCGCAGCGTGGGACGAATCGATGA